A section of the Mangifera indica cultivar Alphonso chromosome 12, CATAS_Mindica_2.1, whole genome shotgun sequence genome encodes:
- the LOC123193089 gene encoding uncharacterized protein LOC123193089 has protein sequence MSSSNFLGTGPPQFAGENYHILAIKMKVYLMALNLWETVEDDGEPEPLGVDLTLTQIKLYEDRKPRKPKALTCLHLALSKVIFTRIMVCKSPKKVWERLKEEYEISDKVKTGKLLTIIKEFEVLRMKEGKLVKEYASKLLELVNKIRLMREDFPDTKVMNKILVSLPFKFKSKVSAIEESCDLKTLSVSKLISKLQAYEQRTLIRDDEAIE, from the coding sequence ATGTCAAGCAGCAATTTCCTAGGTACAGGACCTCCACAGTTTGCTGGAGAAAACTATCACATTTTGGCCATAAAAATGAAGGTTTATTTGATGGCTTTGAATTTATGGGAAACTGTGGAAGATGATGGAGAACCAGAACCTTTGGGAGTTGATCTAACATTAACTCAGATAAAGTTGTATGAAGACAGGAAACCAAGGAAACCAAAGGCACTAACTTGTCTTCATTTAGCTTTATCTAAAGTGATCTTCACTAGGATCATGGTTTGCAAGTCACCTAAGAAAGTATGGGAAAGGTTGAAGGAGGAGTATGAAATAAGTGACAAAGTTAAAACTGGCAAacttttaacaattataaaagaGTTTGAAGTGCTTAGAATGAAGGAAGGAAAGCTTGTGAAGGAATATGCATCCAAGCTTCTTGAACTGGTTAACAAAATCAGACTGATGAGAGAAGATTTTCCAGATACCAAGGTTATGAACAAAATTTTGGTAAGCTTacctttcaaattcaaatctaaagTTTCAGCTATTGAGGAGTCTTGTGACCTCAAGACTCTCTCAGTTTCAAAACTCATTAGTAAGCTACAAGCTTATGAACAAAGAACCTTGATTAGAGATGATGAAGCTATTGAATAG
- the LOC123192784 gene encoding uncharacterized protein LOC123192784: MDSSNNFHSSDEDELEITEKNQENPGDQTAELQSTESESIRDGEENIEIEEDELSQNDATSEKESTENSDDEEKSFQNGEDHIFYRPLFKAIQENDWKGVEDFTKRHPKVLTATIKVSRKEKFFQTITRNLDTPTWLMENLLKEVSPKSLEEFVDYHGESVIFRAAKYGHKKAVEAFVRRNPCLPNITNEEGYLPIHKAAKSGHKETVQFLLSVTQTRLDDKNGVDLLQYLINSGIYDVALDLLKRYPKLARESEYRGRILLKLANRPLAFESGSHMGYWKRLIYQLIPMQGEQIPLPESVIGDMENPSDQKQDVITKLSHPKFLLQISIALGALCQKLCIFLWNALMQLAPSIKSIREGKLMHAQTLEIVRIMCHEEIIWSDDGFYDSLRIPFLTAARLGIQELVDEIQKAYFYSYLNIDKNDNGIFELAVLNRREKLFMFLKKMNCHIWEWRAANTDTGKANFLHLAAKYVPSTEISGAALQMQRELQWFKAVERYVHPSLQEQVDEENRTPRQVFTEEHAKLLEQGEKWMKETAQSCTLVAALIITVVFAAAFTVPGGNNPEGMPMFLHRPSFLVFAVSDSLALFSSTASLLMFLGILTSRYAEEDFVKSLPSKLIIGLVCLFFSIATMMVAFGATIYIFLSHPWKWVIVPISLLGCVPVTLFGLLQFPLFLEIFSSTYHSRILQPIIRKSM, translated from the exons ATGGATTCTTCCAATAACTTTCACAGCAGTGACGAAGACGAACTCGAAATCACTGAGAAGAACCAAGAAAATCCCGGAGACCAAACTGCAGAATTGCAAAGCACTGAGTCTGAATCCATCAG AGATGGAGAGGAAAACATTGAGATTGAGGAAGATGAATTGAGTCAGAATGATGCGACTTCAGAGAAGGAAT CAACGGAAAACAGCGATGATGAGGAGAAAAGCTTTCAGAATGGGGAGGATCATATTTTTTACAGGCCATTATTCAAGGCTATACAAGAAAATGACTGGAAAGGTGTAGAAGATTTCACAAAAAGACATCCAAAGGTGTTGACGGCCACCATTAAGGTATCtagaaaagagaaatttttccAAACAATTACTCGAAATTTAGACACACCCACTTGGCTTATGGAGAATCTATTAAAAGAGGTGAGTCCAAAATCACTTGAAGAGTTCGTAGATTACCATGGAGAGTCTGTTATTTTTCGTGCTGCTAAATATGGCCATAAAAAGGCTGTAGAGGCCTTTGTGCGTAGAAACCCTTGTTTGCCAAATATAACAAATGAGGAAGGCTATCTTCCCATTCACAAAGCAGCCAAGTCTGGCCACAAGGAAACGGTTCAGTTTCTTCTCTCAGTGACGCAGACACGATTGGATGATAAAAATGGCGTTGATCTTCTTCAGTACCTCATCAATTCCGGTATATATG ATGTAGCTTTGGATTTATTAAAGCGCTATCCAAAGTTGGCTCGTGAATCTGAATACAGAGGACGCATTTTATTGAAGTTGGCAAATAGACCTCTCGCATTTGAAAGCGGGAGTCATATGGGATATTGGAAACGCTTAATCTATCAGT TGATTCCTATGCAAGGTGAACAGATTCCACTTCCTGAAAGTGTGATCGGAGACATGGAGAACCCCTCCGATCAAAAACAAGATGTGATAACAAAATTGTCACATCCAAAATTTCTTCTGCAAATCTCTATTGCTCTCG GTGCTTTGTGCCAAAAGTtatgtatttttctttggaATGCACTTATGCAGCTTG CACCCAGTATCAAGTCCATTCGGGAAGGGAAATTGATGCATGCACAAACACTTGAGATAGTTCGAATAATGTGCCACGAAGAAATTATTTGGAGTGACGACGGATTCTATGACTCATTACGTATTCCATTTCTTACAGCTGCAAGATTGGGGATTCAAGAGCTTGTCGATGAGATTCAGAAGGCCTACttttattcatatttgaatATTGACAAAAATGATAATGGTATATTTGAGCTTGCAGTCTTGAATCGCCGAGAAAAACTTTTTATgttcttgaagaaaatgaattgcCATATATGGGAATGGAGGGCCGCCAATACAGATACCGGAAAAGCTAACTTTCTGCATTTAGCTGCCAAGTATGTACCTTCAACCGAAATCTCCGGTGCAGCACTGCAAATGCAAAGAGAGTTGCAATGGTTTAAG GCTGTGGAAAGATACGTCCATCCATCTCTTCAAGAACAGGTAGATGAGGAAAACAGAACGCCAAGGCAAGTGTTCACAGAAGAGCATGCAAAATTGCTAGAACAAGGTGAAAAATGGATGAAGGAAACAGCTCAATCGTGCACGCTTGTAGCTGCTCTCATAATCACAGTCGTCTTTGCAGCAGCTTTCACTGTTCCAGGTGGCAACAACCCAGAAGGCATGCCCATGTTCTTGCATCGTCCTTCTTTCCTTGTTTTTGCTGTATCAGACTCGCTTGCACTCTTTTCTTCTACTGCATCATTGCTTATGTTTCTGGGCATCCTCACATCGCGTTATGCAGAAGAAGATTTTGTGAAGTCATTGCCAAGTAAATTGATCATTGGCCTCGTATGCTTGTTCTTTTCTATTGCAACCATGATGGTGGCATTTGGGGCTACTATTTACATATTTCTGTCTCATCCATGGAAATGGGTTATTGTTCCAATTTCGCTGCTTGGATGTGTGCCAGTCACCTTATTTGGCTTGCTACAGTTTCCTCTATTCCTTGAAATATTTTCATCCACTTATCATTCTAGAATTCTTCAACCAATTATTAGGAAGTCAATGTAG